The DNA segment TTCGCTTCCGCTTACTATCAATAGCTTCTTTTACCACTTCCCCTTCTTCCTCAGCCTCAGCAGGAATATTCCGGCTTTCAACTCCACCATCAGCACTCAAACTCAGCGCATTCCTCTTGGACCGTGTCACTCGGGCATCTGCACCCACCTCTCCAGCAGCACCTTCAGCAGAAGAATCACCACCACGTTCTTCAGTGCGCTTACGCCGATTGCCCCTTCCACTTACTGCTGCAACAGGAAGTGTCTCCCCGGCATTGCGCTTCCCTATTATCTTCCGCTTCCGCTTCGTATGACCAACTTCTCCAATCacctccccttcttcctcagcCTCAGCAGGATTATTCCGACTTTCAACTCTATGAGTGTCAGCAGCTGCAGACAAGCCTGACTTCCTCATGTTTCTATGAGAAAGTCCAGCCTGAGCATTGGCAGCAATACCCTTAGCATTCTCCTGGGTCTTCCGCTTCTGCTTCCTATCAACAGCTGCACCTACCACCTCCCTGTCTTCCTCAGCATCAGCAAGATTATTGTGACTGTCAGCATGCAAATTCACCGTGTTTGTCCTGGACCACGTCACTCGGGCATCTGCATACACCTCTCCAGCAACACCTTCATCAGCAGAATCACCACCAATTTCAACACGCTTCCACCCACGGCCCCTTCCGCTTACTGCTGAAGCAAGAAGTGCCTCCCCAGCCTCCTCCTTTTCCTCCAACACAAAGGTCACCTTCTTGGCCGCACCGGAACTGCTGCCCCTCGGCTGCTTCAAGCACCCTTTCCCCACCACCACCTCAACCATCTTCTCCACAGCAGAAGCACCCCCCTGCAAAGACAAGCAAACCCAAAAACAACAGGAGGATCAGTACAGAAAGCACTACTCTATTTGTTGTGGTTGCTTACTATATCTGTAAGGTTTTGGTTCCTCTTCAGGGTGGCGTTTAAGAACGTAGAAGCAAACTTGCAAGTTGGTCGATTTCTTCTTAGCATCATGCACGATTGCGCAAGTTGCCACGGTTTGGTGATTCTCCGATGGTTCTTGATCTAGTACCCGGAATTGTAGAGCACATGTTGATAAAgagaaaagggaaagaaaaagaaaatgcacACTTCAGGTTTGTGAGCTACCAGCAGCATCTTTTTATTGTTCTTTGGTAGGCAACGAATTGTGCATACAGATGGCGACTAAAGAATACGATATAGTTCATGACTTTATTTAAACAGTAAGTGACACTTCAAGAAAATAGCTTGAGTTTTGTAGATTCACAAGATGAGGAAATCTTAAGCTTTCTGCCATGGGCAGTCGATCTTTTGGCGTCAGCCATGTTAGGACACTCCCGTCCAAACAATACGCGACACTTCAATACAAGGATTTCCACGAAAACATCACGACCCGTGCACTCATGTAGACGCGGCGGACGGCACCCCGGGCGAATAGCCCGGTGGAGCATTTCCGCAAGCActtggcggcggcgcgggggttGCGTGGTTGGCTACGCGGCAAGACTAGCGAAGGGCTTTTGGGGGACGTGCGTGTGCGTCCGTACCGAGAGCGCGCCCGCGAGGCTGGCGGCGAGGTCGGCGTTGGAGCCGCGTGCGGCGAGGCCGTGCTGCCCGCAGAGCGCCTGCAGCTCCCGCCGCTTCATCTTCGCGAAGTCCATCCCACACCCACACCGTCCCACCGGAGATCCGGTCCCGCGCTCCCGGACCACCGGAGGGGGAGGACGGCGTCGGAGCCGACGAGGTGGCGTGGGGCTCGTACTGCTCGATCGATGGCTTTCGGTGTGGGGGGACGTTGGGGAATTGATGTAGTGGGCGTGGAGACTAGGCTGTCGACAAACCGAGTTCGACCGAGTTTGGCATGgtaggcgaatttgggaatttacATAATATACGCGAccatatttgcaaaattagataccatgtcgacgtatttgtaaatctagcactcgtattcggtaactTAAATTCCGAAACGTGGTTTGCGGTAACTCAAATTCCAAAAACACGTAGGGCCCACGAAATTCGGCaactaaggtgccgaatacgacactgtattcggcaactgaggtgccgaatacagcactgtgggccgtattcggcacctcagttgccgaattgCGCCGGCCACCGTCATTTCTCCACGTCACGTCAATCAACTTTGCGTCGCGTCAGTCATTTGTTGCCTCCCGCATGCATGTGGCCGGTGCAAACTCATGGAACTCAGGATTTTGGCGCCACACGGAGAGATCATGCATAAATTGAGGATGCAAGGAGGAAGCAGCAGCTGAGcagagaaaggagaagagaagagaagcagTAGAGGACGAAcgtgaggagcagcagctcgaGTTTAGGAAGCATCAGAAGAAGAGCTTTCGTACCCGTTAGTTCTTATATTACCTatttaatacttaggttagtaataatatttaaagtaattagcttatttgtTAGTCCCTTTCGAATTAGATTAGTTCTTTCGggagtagattgtttaatccgttcaattacatttatttaattaaattaaattgataaattagtGTACATTGATTAtataaattagattatttaataacgttattagagtacttagagttTTTAATTAGAgttcttagtttatttaattagagtacttaaattatacaaattagattatttaattacgttattagattacttagattatttaattagattatacaaattagattatttaattacattATTAGATGACTTAGATtatataattagattatttaataaCGTTATTAGAGTACTTTGAGTTTTTAATTAGAGTTCTTAGTTTatgtaattagagtacttaaattatacaaattagattatttaattacgttattagatgagttagattatttaattagattatacaaattagattatttaattacgttattagatga comes from the Phragmites australis chromosome 22, lpPhrAust1.1, whole genome shotgun sequence genome and includes:
- the LOC133905273 gene encoding uncharacterized protein LOC133905273, giving the protein MDFAKMKRRELQALCGQHGLAARGSNADLAASLAGALSGGASAVEKMVEVVVGKGCLKQPRGSSSGAAKKVTFVLEEKEEAGEALLASAVSGRGRGWKRVEIGGDSADEGVAGEVYADARVTWSRTNTVNLHADSHNNLADAEEDREVVGAAVDRKQKRKTQENAKGIAANAQAGLSHRNMRKSGLSAAADTHRVESRNNPAEAEEEGEVIGEVGHTKRKRKIIGKRNAGETLPVAAVSGRGNRRKRTEERGGDSSAEGAAGEVGADARVTRSKRNALSLSADGGVESRNIPAEAEEEGEVVKEAIDSKRKRMTRGNAEDISADAHAGISCTSTRCSSLSADAVLLCPVVEKKRERKKAGDSKDELGADEKAAEAQGLATAALPVIVESKRSRRKEEDCEPAVQESAKVEVSGRVTRSCSVNAAATFPVVVETKRKWKTEDVHLDR